The following proteins are encoded in a genomic region of Parafrankia discariae:
- a CDS encoding mycofactocin-coupled SDR family oxidoreductase, which yields MGKLDGKVAFITGAARGQGRSHALRLAREGADIIAVDLCAQMDSVPYPMATPDDLEQTVKEVGETGRRIVARQADVRDVVALGKAFQDGVAELGPVDIVLANAGIGPGGAASEEEQWADVVGVNLTGVWNTGRVAIPSMVERGRGGAIVLTSSTGGLVGVGIPTAGFLGYTAAKHGVVGLMRSWANYLAPHSIRVNSVAPTTVKTPMAANGDLSVITAGSPELARVLANAMPVDAVDPLDVSNAIAWLVSDDARYVTGTVVPVDAGQLNKR from the coding sequence ATGGGAAAGCTTGACGGCAAGGTCGCGTTCATCACCGGCGCGGCGCGGGGCCAGGGTCGCAGTCATGCGTTGCGGTTAGCGCGGGAGGGCGCTGACATCATCGCGGTGGACCTGTGTGCCCAGATGGATTCGGTGCCCTACCCGATGGCGACTCCGGACGACCTCGAGCAGACCGTGAAGGAGGTCGGGGAGACGGGGCGGCGGATCGTGGCGCGGCAGGCCGACGTCCGTGACGTGGTGGCGCTGGGGAAGGCGTTTCAGGATGGTGTCGCCGAGCTGGGTCCGGTCGACATCGTGCTGGCGAACGCCGGTATCGGGCCGGGTGGGGCGGCGAGCGAGGAAGAGCAGTGGGCGGACGTCGTCGGGGTCAACCTGACGGGGGTGTGGAACACCGGGCGGGTGGCGATCCCGTCGATGGTCGAGCGGGGCCGGGGTGGGGCGATCGTGCTGACCAGTTCGACGGGTGGGCTGGTCGGGGTGGGTATCCCGACGGCGGGGTTTTTGGGGTACACCGCGGCCAAGCACGGTGTCGTCGGGCTGATGCGGTCGTGGGCGAACTATCTGGCGCCGCACAGCATCCGGGTGAACAGTGTCGCCCCGACCACGGTGAAGACGCCGATGGCCGCGAACGGGGATCTGTCGGTGATCACGGCGGGGTCCCCGGAGCTGGCCCGGGTGCTGGCCAACGCGATGCCGGTCGACGCGGTGGACCCGCTGGACGTCTCGAACGCCATCGCCTGGCTGGTCTCGGACGACGCCCGGTACGTGACCGGCACCGTCGTCCCGGTCGACGCCGGCCAGCTCAACAAGCGGTAA
- a CDS encoding HAD family hydrolase, whose protein sequence is MATPSLVLWDIDRTLLSVGPLGREIHAAAFEAVVGRPLGERADTTGRTERAILRDTLRLNGAAVDEAVLSALYVAMGAAAERLEARMRQVGEQMPGARAAVASLASSAGPTGASSPPAGPVVQSVVTGNLRSVSAVKLRALGLAEHLDLAVGGYGDDDADRAGLVRQAVKRAEAAYDLTFDPARTVVIGDTPHDMKGARDAGVRAVGVATGTTTMAGLAAAGADAALADLTDLTALRLAVLCDGDGLGDGPVERRPGS, encoded by the coding sequence GTGGCCACGCCGTCGCTCGTCCTGTGGGACATCGACCGGACCCTGCTCTCCGTCGGCCCGCTCGGCCGCGAGATCCACGCCGCCGCGTTCGAGGCGGTCGTCGGCCGCCCGCTCGGCGAACGGGCGGACACGACGGGCCGCACCGAGCGCGCGATCCTGCGCGACACCCTGCGGCTCAACGGCGCCGCCGTCGACGAGGCGGTACTCAGCGCCCTCTACGTGGCGATGGGCGCGGCGGCCGAGCGGCTCGAGGCCCGGATGCGACAGGTCGGCGAGCAGATGCCCGGCGCGCGGGCGGCCGTCGCGAGCCTCGCGAGTTCCGCCGGCCCGACAGGCGCTTCGAGCCCGCCGGCCGGGCCGGTCGTGCAGTCGGTGGTGACCGGCAACCTCCGTTCCGTCTCGGCGGTGAAGCTGCGCGCCCTCGGCCTGGCGGAGCACCTCGACCTCGCCGTCGGCGGCTACGGGGATGACGACGCCGACCGGGCCGGGCTGGTCCGGCAGGCGGTCAAACGGGCCGAGGCCGCCTACGACCTCACCTTCGACCCGGCCCGCACCGTCGTCATCGGGGACACCCCGCACGACATGAAGGGCGCGCGCGACGCCGGTGTCCGGGCCGTCGGCGTCGCCACCGGCACCACCACCATGGCCGGTCTGGCGGCGGCCGGGGCCGACGCCGCCCTGGCCGACCTGACCGACCTGACCGCCCTCCGCCTCGCCGTCCTCTGCGACGGCGACGGCCTCGGCGACGGCCCGGTGGAACGCCGCCCGGGTTCCTGA